One Cupriavidus oxalaticus genomic region harbors:
- a CDS encoding Crp/Fnr family transcriptional regulator — MTASQNPAHAPESMLASHAWYAALAAQHQALAARETLLQSFAAGAFIARRGEPSRYWIGVDSGLIKLAVYTPDGRGCTFSGVPAGGWCGEGSVIKREDRRYDVIAIRDSQVLLVPEPVFNTLLAQSLPFASFVVRQLNERMGQFIATVQNDRLLGAEARVAQAIAQLFHPDLYPRTSPVLELSQEEIGLLTGLSRQRVNQALRRLADAGMVHLSYQSIRVTDLQRLRGVGLSEL, encoded by the coding sequence ATGACCGCATCCCAGAACCCTGCCCACGCCCCTGAAAGCATGCTGGCCAGCCACGCGTGGTACGCCGCGCTGGCGGCGCAACACCAGGCGCTGGCCGCGCGCGAAACGCTGCTGCAGTCCTTTGCCGCGGGCGCCTTCATTGCCCGGCGCGGCGAGCCTTCGCGCTACTGGATCGGGGTCGACAGCGGCCTGATCAAGCTGGCGGTGTACACGCCTGACGGGCGCGGTTGCACGTTTTCCGGCGTGCCGGCCGGCGGCTGGTGCGGCGAAGGCAGCGTGATCAAGCGCGAAGACCGCCGCTACGACGTGATCGCCATCCGCGATTCGCAAGTGCTGCTGGTGCCAGAGCCGGTCTTCAACACGCTGCTGGCACAGAGCCTGCCGTTTGCAAGCTTTGTCGTACGCCAGCTTAATGAGCGCATGGGCCAGTTCATCGCCACGGTGCAGAACGACCGCCTGCTCGGCGCCGAGGCGCGCGTGGCGCAGGCGATCGCGCAGCTGTTCCATCCCGACCTGTATCCGCGCACCAGCCCCGTGCTGGAACTGTCGCAGGAAGAGATCGGCCTGCTTACCGGGCTGTCGCGGCAGCGCGTCAACCAGGCGCTGCGCCGGCTGGCCGACGCGGGCATGGTGCACCTGTCCTACCAGAGCATCCGCGTGACCGACTTGCAGCGCCTACGCGGCGTGGGGCTTTCGGAACTGTAG
- a CDS encoding response regulator: MPQARLLLIDDHTLFRTGLRLVLADSPSVGQIAEAGSVMQAVQDHAGAAVDIVLLDIQMPGLNGLEGVKVLRRHFPAARILIVSGTSGLETIPAEVRREIAGFLPKSADAREIEEAIACCLAGGTHFSDDAGSPGHAAAQAPYAASTLTPRQLEVLHQLTLGRSNKVIAYHLGLSENTVRVHVAAILDHLGVVSRVEAILEAQRRGLVQAVR; the protein is encoded by the coding sequence ATGCCACAAGCCCGCCTGCTCCTGATCGACGACCATACCCTGTTCCGCACCGGCCTGCGCCTGGTCCTGGCCGACAGCCCGAGCGTCGGGCAGATCGCCGAAGCCGGTTCTGTCATGCAGGCGGTACAGGACCACGCCGGCGCCGCGGTCGATATCGTGCTGCTCGATATCCAGATGCCCGGCCTGAACGGCCTTGAAGGTGTCAAGGTATTGCGGCGGCATTTCCCGGCGGCGCGCATCCTGATCGTGTCCGGCACCTCCGGCCTGGAAACCATTCCGGCCGAGGTACGGCGCGAGATCGCCGGCTTCCTGCCCAAGTCGGCCGATGCGCGCGAGATCGAGGAAGCGATCGCCTGCTGCCTCGCCGGCGGCACGCATTTCTCCGATGACGCCGGTTCGCCCGGCCATGCCGCCGCGCAAGCACCGTATGCCGCCAGCACACTGACACCGCGCCAGCTGGAGGTGCTGCACCAGCTGACGCTGGGCCGCTCCAACAAGGTCATTGCCTACCATCTCGGCCTGTCCGAAAACACCGTGCGCGTCCATGTGGCAGCGATCCTCGACCATCTCGGCGTGGTCAGCCGTGTCGAAGCCATCCTTGAAGCGCAGCGCCGCGGGCTGGTGCAGGCGGTGCGATGA